The genomic segment ATTCGCCTTAGGTGAAATGTGGGGTAAATCCGTTCGTTCCGGATGCATGTTTTACCGTTATACGCACGACCCGGAGTTAAAAAAACTCATGGAAACAACCGTAAAGGATCTGTTATCTACCCAGCGTGCGAACGGTAGTATCAGTTGTGTAGAGATCGAAAAACAACCTGAAAAAAGTGAGCTCTGGGAACGCAAGTATGTCATGCTCGGGTTGGATGAATACTATAACTGGGTAAACCCCGATCCGGCTGTACTCGATGCATTGAAAAAACAAGCCGACAATATTATCGAAATTGTCGGGTATGCACCTAAAACAGAGATTACTGATGTCGGATGGAGTGCAACCAATATCGGGTATGAGCCTTGTCACATCGAGTCGAGTACATTACTCGAACCCTTTATGCGGTTGTATAAAATGACAGGCGAACAATGCTATCTGGACTTTGCCACCTATATTTATGAAATGGGAGGTACAAAACATTACAATGTTTTCGAAATGGCATTGAACAATGTTGAGCCATACAAAATGGCCGGACACTACCCAAAGGCTTATGAGATGACGTCGCTGTTCGAAGGATTAGTTGAATATTATCGCGTAACGGCAGATCCCACGGTGAAACAGACCTTGCTCAATTATTACAACAACATCAGGACCAAAGAAATCACCCTTATTGGTAACGGTGGTTGTGATCAACCCTATCATCCGAAAGTGATGGGAGAGGCATGGGGGAACACGGCAATCGAACAGTCCAACCCTGATATTTCACGCATGATGGAAACCTGCACAGGAGTTACCTGGATGAAATTTTGCAGCCAGATATTACGCCTTACCGGCGAATCATCCACCATGGACGAAATAGAAAAATATGTCTATAACGGATTAATCGGCGCCATGAAACCAACAGGCGACGGCTTCAGTTATGTCAATCTACTTAACGGAAAGAAAGTAAACGGTAGTGGATGGGGCTGGATGTTCGACGACCTGCACGTAACTTGTTGTAACCTGAATGGTCCGATGGGATTGGCGTATATTCCTTTTGTCGCTGTAATGAATTCAGCCGGTGGTCCTGTAGTAAATCTGTATGATGCAGCTATGGTTTATATGAAGACGCCTAAGAATAAGGATTTGAAATTACAAATTGTAACAGATTATCCGCAATCCGGAAATGTTGTGATAAACATTAATCCGGCAAGAAAAGAAAAGTTCAATCTGAAACTACGGATACCCGAATGGAGTGAAAACACTATAGTTAAGGTAAATGGAGAATCCATCGGCAAGGTCGAACAGGGAACATATCTTGATATTTCCCGTGAATGGAGAAACAAAGATAAGGTAGACATTACTTTTGAGATGAAATGTCGCATAATAGATGCCCCCAAAGGGAGCAATCCGGCTTCACATAACTTCCAGGCCCTGAAATGGGGACCGATCGTACTGGCAAGAGATCAAAATATCGATGCTGATTTCGATAAACCCGTTAAGGTTGTATCCGACGGAAAAGGTGTAGTGAACATTCAAAAAGTTCAGCCGGCACTTTTCGGAACGCATCTGGAATTTATTATTCCTACTGAAGATGGTGATATCCGCATGACGGATTATGCATCTGTGAATGGGTGGAACGGTTCGCATGTATGCACATGGTTACCGCTTCCGGAATAATGAAGCGCAGTGAACCTTATCTCCGTCTTGGTGTCAACAATTGTTTGATTAATACTCATGCGAATCAGTAGTTGATACTATTTGCTGATTATTTGGTTAAAAAATTAATTATCAATAAAATAAACGCATTGAATATTTGTTCAACTAGAATCATTCTTCAACTGGTTGAACAAAAAAACAAAGATTCAAAAAGCGAAAAAAGTAAGATATACAGCGGGACTACTCGTACCTACGATGGGGAAAATTGCCATCGCTTTCATTTATCTGATTTTTTAAGGAATGATTCGCATGAATACTCATAAGGGAGATGGTTTCAACAAATAAAGTCAGGTTTTATACCTATAACCAGGTCCGGCTATATGAAATAGAAATATATAATATCATTAATGATTGATAACAAAAACAATAAAACCGTTAGGATTCCGAAGCTTGACGGTTTTATTGTAATTTTGCCATAAATATCCGTGAAAATATGAAAAGACGTACAGCAATAAAAAATATAGGGGCTTTATCCGTAGCATGTTCCATTCCGGCGGTTCTGGATGCTAAAACTGAAAACGCCCAGTCAAAGGTTCCGACTCAGGAAACAGATATTTTAGTGGTAGGTGGCGGAACGGCAGGTGTTATTGCAGCCATTCAGGCGGCAAGGGCCGGTTGTAAAACCATTCTCGTGGAAAATGGCAGTTGGCTGGGCGGAACCATGACTACAGGCGGCGTTACTTTTCCGGGAATATTCCATGCCTGGGGCCGGCAGGTTATCGGCGGAATAGGCTGGGAGCTGGTTGAGGAAACCGTTACCCTGGGAGGCGGCAAGATCCCTGATTTTACTATTCCTCCAGGGCGGCAGCACTGGCGGCATCAGGTACATATTAACGGCCCTTTATATGCGCTGATCGCGGAAGAAAAATGCTTACAGGCGGGAGTTACTATCCGGTACTACGAAACACCGGTGCAGATTAAAATGAAAAATGGAAAATGGCATGTGGATGTTGTCGGAAAAGGAACTCATTACCGGATCATATGTGATCAATTGGTCGATTGTACCGGAAATGCATTGGTCGTTTCGATGTGCGGATTCCACCTGATAAGGGAAGAGGAGATCCAACCCGGATCATTGATTTTTGAACTTGGCGGATATGATGTTAAAAAACTGGATCCGGATGATTTGAATAAGCGGTTTAA from the Bacteroidales bacterium genome contains:
- a CDS encoding glycoside hydrolase family 127 protein, whose product is MLSFQQRDNINVSDVFEPLPPGAVQLNGYLDGHIDNSMEHWNKGVIPYAKFVDFFRSGRPKFALGEMWGKSVRSGCMFYRYTHDPELKKLMETTVKDLLSTQRANGSISCVEIEKQPEKSELWERKYVMLGLDEYYNWVNPDPAVLDALKKQADNIIEIVGYAPKTEITDVGWSATNIGYEPCHIESSTLLEPFMRLYKMTGEQCYLDFATYIYEMGGTKHYNVFEMALNNVEPYKMAGHYPKAYEMTSLFEGLVEYYRVTADPTVKQTLLNYYNNIRTKEITLIGNGGCDQPYHPKVMGEAWGNTAIEQSNPDISRMMETCTGVTWMKFCSQILRLTGESSTMDEIEKYVYNGLIGAMKPTGDGFSYVNLLNGKKVNGSGWGWMFDDLHVTCCNLNGPMGLAYIPFVAVMNSAGGPVVNLYDAAMVYMKTPKNKDLKLQIVTDYPQSGNVVININPARKEKFNLKLRIPEWSENTIVKVNGESIGKVEQGTYLDISREWRNKDKVDITFEMKCRIIDAPKGSNPASHNFQALKWGPIVLARDQNIDADFDKPVKVVSDGKGVVNIQKVQPALFGTHLEFIIPTEDGDIRMTDYASVNGWNGSHVCTWLPLPE
- a CDS encoding FAD-dependent oxidoreductase, producing MKRRTAIKNIGALSVACSIPAVLDAKTENAQSKVPTQETDILVVGGGTAGVIAAIQAARAGCKTILVENGSWLGGTMTTGGVTFPGIFHAWGRQVIGGIGWELVEETVTLGGGKIPDFTIPPGRQHWRHQVHINGPLYALIAEEKCLQAGVTIRYYETPVQIKMKNGKWHVDVVGKGTHYRIICDQLVDCTGNALVVSMCGFHLIREEEIQPGSLIFELGGYDVKKLDPDDLNKRFKQAIADGTLLKTDAYSGIMSLLNAKGGLATQHVMDADSTTSRTHTQTNIRGRESMLRIIRFVRSLPGCENAYISKMQPETSIRETNRIDGIYQVTHDDYVEGRVFEDSLSYSFYPIDLHIAEGVRPKHLQEGKVATVPLRALVPKNSKNLIVAGRCVSSDRLANSALRVQASCMGMGQVAGAAAALACLRNTTPLGVPIPEIKKILENCQAIVP